Proteins found in one Acomys russatus chromosome 31, mAcoRus1.1, whole genome shotgun sequence genomic segment:
- the Mgat4c gene encoding alpha-1,3-mannosyl-glycoprotein 4-beta-N-acetylglucosaminyltransferase C, producing the protein MLKFHQMKYIFQILDKMRCLRKRSTVSFLGVLVVFLLFMNLYIEDSYVLEGDKQLIRETSTHQLNSERYVHTFKDLSNFSGTINVTYRYLATTPLQRKRYLTIGLSSVKRKKGNYLLETIKSIFEQSSYEELKEISVVVHLADFNSSWRDAMVQEITQKFAHHIIAGRLMVIHAPEQYYPVLDGLKRNYNDPEDRVRFRSKQNVDYAFLLNFCANTSDYYVMLEDDVRCSRNFLTAIKKVIASLEGTYWVTLEFSKLGYIGKLYHSHDLPRLAHFLLMFYQEMPCDWLLTHFRGLLAQKNVIRFKPSLFQHMGYYSSYKGTENKLKDDDFEEESFDIPDNPPASFYTNMNVFENYEASKAYSSVDEYFWGKSPSAGDTFVIVFENPITIKKIKVNTGTEDRQNDILHHGALDVGEKLIFSKQIRQCNTYLRLGEFKNGNFEMSDVNQKIPFDIHCMRICVTKTQKEWLIIRSISIWTS; encoded by the exons ATGCTTAAATTTCATCAAATGAAGTATATTTTTCAAATACTGGATAAAATGAGATGCTTGCGAAAACGTTCTACAGTATCATTCTTGGGAGTTCTTGTCGTTTTCCTTCTATTCATGAACTTGTACATTGAAGACAGCTATGTTCTT GAAGGTGACAAGCAACTCATAAGGGAAACATCCACCCATCAACTTAATTCTGAACGTTATGTTCATACCTTCAAGGATCTATCTAACTTCTCAGGAACCATAAATGTCACCTATCGCTACCTAGCCACCACACCTTTACAGAGAAAGC GATATCTCACAATTGGACTTTCATCAGTGAAACGAAAGAAAGGAAATTACTTACTTGAGACAATCAAGTCCATTTTTGAACAGTCCAGCTATGAAGAGCTAAAGGAAATTTCAGTAGTAGTGCACCTAGCAGACTTTAATTCATCCTGGCGTGATGCCATGGTCCAAGAGATTACACAGAAATTTGCCCATCATATTATTGCGGGAAGATTAATGGTTATTCACGCTCCTGAGCAATATTATCCAGTTCTGGATGGTCTGAAAAGAAATTACAATGACCCAGAGGATAGGGTCAGATTCCGCTCCAAGCAAAATGTCGATTATGCCTTTCTGCTGAATTTCTGTGCCAATACTTCTGACTATTATGTAATGCTTGAAGACGATGTTCGGTGTTCTAGAAATTTTTTAACTGCCATTAAGAAAGTCATTGCGTCCTTAGAAGGAACATACTGGGTAACTCTTGAATTCTCCAAACTTGGCTACATTGGTAAACTCTATCATTCACATGATCTCCCACGTCTGGCTCactttttattaatgttttatcaAGAAATGCCTTGTGATTGGCTTTTGACACATTTCAGAGGGCTGCTGGCTCAGAAAAATGTGATCCGATTTAAACCATCTCTCTTTCAGCACATGGGCTACTATTCATCCTATAAAGGAACTGAAAATAAACTGAAGGATGATGACTTTGAAGAGGAGTCATTTGACATCCCTGATAATCCCCCAGCAAGTTTCTACACCAACATGAACGTCTTTGAGAACTACGAAGCAAGCAAGGCCTACAGTAGTGTTGATGAGTACTTTTGGGGCAAGTCACCATCAGCAGGAGATACCTTTGTTATTGTATTTGAAAACccaattacaattaaaaaaattaaagtgaatacTGGAACAGAAGATAGGCAGAATGACATTTTGCATCATGGAGCTCTGGACGTAGGAGAAAAACTTATATTTAGCAAACAAATCAGACAATGTAATACTTACTTAAGACTAGGGGAATTCAAAAATGGAAACTTTGAAATGTCAGACGTAAACCAGAAAATTCCATTTGACATACACTGCATGAGGATATGtgtcaccaaaacacaaaaagaatggCTGATAATTAGGAGTATCAGCATTTGGACTTCCTAG